In one window of Aphidius gifuensis isolate YNYX2018 linkage group LG4, ASM1490517v1, whole genome shotgun sequence DNA:
- the LOC122855509 gene encoding toll-like receptor Tollo has product MMEILSLKNILTQFSLYFMLLLLSLDNGNSGGVVDGRSITSLESPKGCQWGDNTKDNKEKLLICYLRTLSNANYIIGNISAIQADVVTSLKLECNDALFVESSFENSQDFLKSLNNLNELNIANCKMRYLSGGVFTSSHNIRNLRINTKNNDWSVGMSLEINRDSLRGLDNLRKLDLSDNNIWSLPNELLCPVQGLLSLNLTNNKLQDVVSLGFTTDSSSGVSAIGSTTGITSSSTTTTTSSSSCTSSLEVLDLSYNDLNELPDRAFINLKSLTTLNINNNEIRHVGDHALGGLGKLLKLNISTNRLVALPPELFSDTKQLHHLVLSNNSLSVLAPGLLDNLKNLQTLDLSNNELTSRWINRDTFTNLEQLVVLDLSNNALTKIDSNVFKGLYNLQILHLEYNNIDTLSDGCFLSLKNLHSLTLSHNRITRFDPNHTIGLVSLVQLFLDSNKLTNIHRHTFINVSSLQDFSLSGNELTTIPDTIRQLKLLKTLDLGNNKISSINNESFYGLNELYGLRLVDNKIENITRDTFTTLPALQVLNLASNSIRHIEQSAFSSNSVLRAIRLDCNELTDIRGAFSHLTTLVWLNISDNKLLWFDYSHLPASLEWLDMHNNQISELGNYYMNNDNINIKMLDASFNLISDITDSNIPDKIETLFLNNNKIRNVSPGTFMKKINIEKVVLYGNEIKHIDMTAFNIQQVSIDKALPEFYIGNNPIICDCTMEWLPKINELSRTRQYPRVMDLDSVMCDMIHIRATPKRPLLSLKSKDFLCNYETHCFALCHCCDFDACDCEMTCPDNCSCYHDHSWSSNVVDCSNGGYKNVPDRIPMDATEIYLDGNDLGDLGSHVFIGKRRLQILYLNNSAITALHNRTFNGAPSLRVLHLEDNSLRELRGFEFDQLDDLSELYLDHNAIAKVGNTTFNKMKNLEILRLDSNRIVDFRPWEAFIGTGVDAKITLEGNAWNCDCSNTEKLRLWLSKHNGDSGKMYCRDATETLAQALERCGDPTTEIISRGIISINSDGVAPLMGGNNGNFVPLLAGSLVAIIILCLMIALGFAFRKDIRLWAHSKYGLRLGKIASSLPDDERDRLYDGYIIYNERDQEFVAGCLSAELEQSGLSLCLHYRDLPPAHPQEALPSAAAAAKRIVIVFSPVFLANEWQHQEFRAALRCAMETIRPASRRRRVLILLAAEAPRHDTELQLLLQMCQVIVWDDKRFWEKLKFSMPDPADKKRCNNNNNNNNNNNSNRNDGKKLHDRYIGGIRIPARYTAAPSAPTPTITTSLSTTMTAQPIDLWSKPNGMLVAPVHHAPTPTPTQSTYVSSASSRTEDEDSGAEHQHLHGGYSALHTATGRPASLSSRGSHLYSTIPEPPLVPLASSQHHQQQQQKNNSVTTPPPPPPPSTLLPINPRTYFV; this is encoded by the coding sequence atgatggagattttatcattgaaaaatatattaacacaattttcattgtattttATGTTATTACTATTGTCATTGGATAATGGTAACAgtggtggtgttgttgatgGACGTAGTATAACAAGTTTAGAATCACCAAAAGGTTGTCAATGGGGTGATAatacaaaagataataaagaaaaattattaatatgttaTTTACGTACATTATCAAAtgcaaattatattattggtAATATATCAGCAATACAAGCTGATGTTGTAACATCATTAAAACTTGAATGTAATGATGCATTATTTGTTGAAAgttcatttgaaaattcacaagattttttaaaatcattaaataatttaaatgaattaaatattgcaaattgTAAAATGCGTTATTTATCTGGTGGTGTATTTACATCATCTCATAATATACGTAATTTACgaataaatactaaaaataatgattggtCAGTTGGTATGTCACTTGAAATTAATCGTGATTCATTACGTGGCCTTGATAATTTACGTAAACTTGATTtaagtgataataatatttggtcATTGCCAAATGAATTGCTATGTCCTGTACAAggtttattatctttaaatttaacaaataataaattacaagatGTTGTTTCACTTGGTTTTACAACTGATTCATCATCAGGAGTATCAGCAATTGGATCAACAACTGgaataacatcatcatcaacaacaacaacaacatcatcatcatcatgtacATCAAGCTTGGAAGTACTTGATCTAAgttataatgatttaaatgaattacCAGATCgtgcatttattaatttaaaaagtttaacaacattaaatataaataacaatgaaatacgTCATGTTGGTGATCATGCATTAGGTGgtcttggtaaattattaaaattaaatatatcaacaaatagACTTGTTGCATTACCACCAGAATTATTTAGTGATACAAAACAGTTGCATCATCTTGTACTAAGTAATAATTCATTGTCAGTACTTGCACCAGgtttacttgataatttaaaaaatttacaaacactTGATTTAAGTAATAATGAACTGACAAGTCGTTGGATAAATCGTGatacatttacaaatttagAACAACTTGTTGtacttgatttatcaaataatgcaTTAACTAAAATTGATAGTAATGTATTTAAAggtttatataatttacaaattttacatcttgaatataataatattgatacacTAAGTGAtggttgttttttatcattaaaaaatttacattcatTAACATTATCACATAATCGTATAACACGTTTTGATCCAAATCATACAATTGGTCTTGTATCATTGGTACAATTATTTCTTGatagtaataaattaacaaatatacatCGTCATACATTTATTAATGTATCAAGTTTACAAGATTTTTCATTGAGTGGCAatgaattaacaacaataccaGATACAATacgtcaattaaaattattaaaaactctTGATTtaggtaataataaaatatcatcaataaataatgaatcatTTTATGGATTAAATGAGCTATATGGTTTACgtcttgttgataataaaattgaaaatataacacGTGATACATTTACAACATTACCAGCATtacaagtattaaatttaGCAAGTAATTCAATACGACATATTGAACAAAGTGCATTTTCAAGTAATTCAGTATTACGTGCAATACGTCTTGATTGTAATGAGCTAACAGATATACGTGGTGCATTTAGTCATTTAACAACACTTGTATGGTTAAATATatctgataataaattattatggtttGATTATAGCCATTTACCAGCAAGTCTTGAATGGCTTGATATgcataataatcaaatatctGAGCTTggtaattattatatgaacaatgataatattaatattaaaatgctTGATGctagttttaatttaataagtgATATAACTGATTCAAATATACcagataaaattgaaacattatttttaaataataataaaatacgtaaTGTATCACCAGGtacatttatgaaaaaaattaatattgaaaaagttgtatTATATGGTAATGAAATTAAACATATTGATATGACAGCATTTAATATTCAACAAGTGTCTATTGATAAAGCATTACCTGAATTTTATATTGGTAATAATCCAATAATATGTGATTGTACAATGGAATGgttaccaaaaattaatgaattatcacGTACACGACAATATCCACGTGTTATGGATTTAGATTCAGTTATGTGTGATATGATACATATACGAGCAACACCTAAAAGACcacttttatcattaaaatcaaaagattttttatgtaattatgaAACCCATTGTTTTGCTTTATGTCATTGTTGTGATTTTGATGCATGTGATTGTGAAATGACATGTCCAGATAATTGTTCATGTTATCATGATCATAGTTGGTCATCAAATGTTGTTGATTGTTCAAATGGTGGTTATAAAAATGTACCAGATAGAATACCAATGGATGCTACTGAAATATATCTTGATGGTAATGATCTTGGTGATTTAGGTAGTCATGTATTTATTGGTAAACGTAGacttcaaatattatatttaaataatagtgcAATAACAGCATTACATAATCGTACATTTAATGGTGCACCATCATTACGTGTATTACATCTTGAAGATAATTCATTACGTGAGCTACGTGGTTTTGAATTTGATcaacttgatgatttatcTGAGTTGTATTTGGATCATAATGCTATTGCTAAAGTTGGTAAtacaacatttaataaaatgaaaaatttagaaattttacgTCTTGATAGTAATAGAATTGTTGATTTTCGTCCATGGGAAGCATTTATTGGTACTGGTGTTGATGCTAAAATAACACTTGAGGGTAATGCATGGAATTGTGATTGTAGTAATACAGAAAAATTACGTTTATGGCTTTCTAAGCATAATGGTGATTCTGGAAAAATGTATTGTCGTGATGCTACTGAAACATTAGCACAAGCACTTGAACGTTGTGGTGATCCAACAACTGAAATTATTAGTCGTggtattatatcaataaatagtGATGGTGTTGCACCATTAATGGGTGGTAATAATGGTAATTTTGTACCATTATTAGCTGGATCACTTGTTgctattataatattatgtttAATGATTGCACTTGGTTTTGCATTTCGTAAAGATATACGTTTATGGGCACATTCAAAATATGGATTAAGACTTGGTAAAATAGCATCATCATTACCAGATGATGAACGTGATCGTTTATATGATggttatattatatataatgaacGTGATCAAGAATTTGTTGCTGGTTGTTTATCAGCTGAATTAGAACAATCTGGTTTAAGTTTATGTTTACATTATCGTGATTTACCACCAGCACATCCACAAGAAGCATTACCATCAGCAGCAGCTGCAGCTAAAAGAATTGTTATTGTATTTTCACCAGTATTTTTAGCAAATGAATGGCAACATCAAGAATTTCGTGCAGCATTACGTTGTGCTATGGAAACAATAAGACCAGCATCAAGAAGAAGACGTGTATTAATATTACTTGCTGCTGAAGCACCAAGACATGATActgaattacaattattattacaaatgtGTCAAGTTATTGTATGGGATGATAAAAGATTTTgggaaaaattaaagttttcaATGCCTGATCCAGCTGATAAAAAACGTtgtaataacaacaacaataataacaacaataacaatagcaATAGaaatgatggtaaaaaattacatgacagaTATATTGGTGGTATTAGAATACCAGCACGTTATACTGCTGCACCATCAGCACCAAcaccaacaataacaacatcattatcaacaacaatgaCAGCACAACCAATTGATTTATGGTCAAAACCAAATGGTATGCTTGTTGCACCAGTACATCATgcaccaacaccaacaccaacacaATCAACATATGTTAGTTCAGCATCAAGTAGAACTGAAGATGAAGATAGTGGTGCTGAACATCAACATTTACATGGTGGTTATAGTGCATTACATACTGCAACTGGTAGACCAGCAAGTCTTTCATCACGTGGTAGTCATTTATACAGTACAATACCTGAACCACCATTAGTACCATTGGCTTCAtcacaacatcatcaacaacaacaacaaaaaaataattcagtaactacaccaccaccaccacctccaccatcAACTTTACTTCCTATAAATCCTCGTACTTATTTTGTTTAG
- the LOC122855510 gene encoding uncharacterized protein LOC122855510, with product MVVSDSDSDDSMTKTTEMNTVINKSGVYIKGKEINDTPKPKSRKSVLINESLLASTPVQNGKKIRKSILKKPDESRINEDDLNTSNNLINSPSIIISQSASPTNILKSPQINTEEKITKNKTLSRPHNLEDFFYNEDLEVENKLPTYTIDDVDKDDELWIMEIPKTIDVNQLIGQVIIFGDKTTLKLDNGKKYHGHTENNDELKKMTCVFSAGQSTNEYVNASLCPSGTVTLRRKLSAKKTSQDME from the coding sequence ATGGTGGTCAGTGATAGTGACAGTGATGATTCAATGACAAAAACAACTGAAATGAACACAGTGATAAATAAATCTGGTGTATATATTAAaggaaaagaaataaatgataCACCAAAACCAAAAAGTAGAAAATcagttttaataaatgaatcatTATTAGCCAGTACACCAGTacagaatggaaaaaaaatacgtaaaagtatattaaaaaaaccagATGAATCAAGAATAAATGAGGATGATTTAAATACAagtaacaatttaataaattcaccaTCAATCATTATTTCACAATCAGCATCaccaacaaatattttaaaatcaccACAAATAAAtactgaagaaaaaataacaaaaaataaaacattatcaaGACCACATAAtcttgaagattttttttacaatgaagATTTagaagttgaaaataaattaccaacatatacaattgatgatgttgataaagaTGATGAACTTTGGATTATGGAAATACCAAAAACAATTGATGTTAACCAATTAATTGgacaagttataatatttggtgataaaacaacattaaaattagataatggaaaaaaatatcatggtcatacagaaaataatgatgaacttaaaaaaatgacatgtGTATTTTCTGCTGGACAATCAACAAATGAATATGTTAATGCAAGTTTATGTCCATCTGGTACAGTTACACTCAGAAGAAAATTATCAGCTAAAAAAACATCACAAGACatggaataa